From a region of the Cucumis sativus cultivar 9930 chromosome 6, Cucumber_9930_V3, whole genome shotgun sequence genome:
- the LOC101221477 gene encoding pentatricopeptide repeat-containing protein At1g19720 → MATPVYGFASSNNASLRLPSFPKFHFDLYPNSSFSRNSMNVACRMHFHAVSAHNRPNCQFSPIAIRTDRNCEGVNVPIPRSFALFDHSAQVVKLNDCRVDNLFGKKLTKFYVKDVKCVDSDSKVFDEIPERTLPAYAALIRAYCRSEKWNELFAAFRSMVDEGILPDKYLVPTILKACSRRQMVKTGKMAHGYAIRKRMVSDIVIENALMDFYGNCGDLSSSINVFDSMSEKDVVSWTALVSAYIEEGLLNEAMEVFHSMQSSGLKPDLISWNALVSGFARYGETNTALTYLEAMQEEGLRPRVNSWNGVISGCVQNGYFKDALDVFINMLLFPENPNSVTVASILPACAGLRDLGLGRAVHAYALKCELCTNIYVEGSLVDMYSKCGQDDRAEEIFAKAEKKNITLWNEIIATYMNQGKNSWALEHFRSMQHHGLKPDVVTYNTLLAGYAKNGQKVEAYELLSDMLQENLVPNVISLNVLVSGFQQSGLNYEALELCQTMLCTGSLLNKTIAFPVIPNTVTLTAALAACASLNLLHKGKEIHGYMLRNYFVNNYFISSALINMYAKCGDIDSAIQVFSRIKNRNVVCWNALIAGLLRTMQHKMAVELFCQMLVEGIKPSSATFSILLPALSERADLKVRRQLHSYIIKSQHLESRNDLANVLSSDNVDVGVLLHGI, encoded by the coding sequence ATGGCAACTCCGGTATATGGTTTTGCTTCCTCAAATAATGCTTCTCTTCGCCTTCCATCATTCCCCAAGTTTCACTTCGACCTCTATCCCAATTCTAGCTTTTCTCGAAATTCCATGAATGTAGCTTGTAGAATGCATTTCCATGCGGTATCGGCCCATAATAGACCCAATTGTCAATTTTCTCCAATTGCTATACGTACGGATCGTAATTGCGAAGGTGTTAATGTCCCAATCCCTCGTAGTTTTGCTTTGTTTGATCATAGTGCCCAGgttgttaaattaaatgattgtCGAGTTGATAATTTGTTTGGAAAGAAGTTGACTAAGTTTTATGTCAAGGATGTTAAGTGCGTGGACAGTGACAGTAAGGTGTTCGATGAAATTCCTGAGAGAACGCTGCCAGCCTATGCAGCTTTGATTAGAGCGTATTGTCGATCAGAGAAGTGGAATGAGCTCTTTGCGGCATTCAGATCGATGGTTGATGAGGGTATACTACCCGATAAATACTTAGTGCCCACGATTCTTAAAGCATGTTCCAGAAGACAAATGGTGAAGACTGGTAAAATGGCTCATGGGTATGCCATTAGGAAGAGGATGGTCTCTGATATTGTTATTGAGAATGCTCTTATGGATTTCTATGGCAATTGTGGGGATTTGAGTTCTTCGATCAATGTTTTTGATTCGATGAGTGAAAAAGATGTGGTTTCGTGGACCGCGCTTGTCTCTGCCTACATTGAAGAAGGTCTTTTGAATGAGGCGATGGAAGTATTTCACTCCATGCAGTCTAGTGGGTTGAAGCCTGATTTGATATCTTGGAATGCACTGGTCTCAGGGTTTGCTCGATATGGAGAGACTAATACTGCGCTCACATACTTGGAAGCCATGCAAGAAGAAGGATTGAGACCAAGGGTTAATTCATGGAACGGAGTCATATCAGGCTGTGTTCAAAATGGATATTTCAAAGATGCTTTGGatgtatttattaatatgCTGTTGTTTCCTGAGAATCCAAATTCTGTTACTGTTGCGAGTATATTACCAGCTTGTGCAGGGTTGAGAGATCTAGGTTTAGGCAGGGCTGTTCATGCATATGCTCTTAAGTGCGAGCTGTGTACAAACATTTACGTCGAAGGATCATTAGTTGATATGTATTCAAAATGCGGACAAGATGATCGTGCTGAAGAAATTTTTGCCAAAgcagagaagaaaaacattacATTGTGGAATGAAATTATTGCAACTTACATGAACCAGGGAAAGAATAGCTGGGCGTTAGAACATTTTAGATCAATGCAGCATCATGGACTAAAACCTGATGTTGTAACCTACAACACACTGCTAGCTGGATATGCAAAAAATGGGCAGAAAGTTGAAGCATATGAGTTGCTATCTGATATGTTACAAGAAAATTTGGTGCCAAATGTTATATCTTTAAATGTTTTAGTGTCTGGATTTCAACAATCTGGGTTAAATTATGAAGCTCTAGAATTATGCCAGACCATGCTATGCACGGGCTCCCTTCTTAACAAGACGATTGCTTTTCCGGTCATACCAAATACCGTCACTCTAACTGCTGCTCTGGCAGCTTGTGCTAGCTTGAATTTGTTGCACAAAGGGAAGGAAATCCATGGATATATGTTGAggaattattttgtaaacaacTACTTCATTTCAAGTGCTCTAATTAACATGTACGCAAAGTGTGGGGATATTGATTCGGCAATTCAAGTATTTAGCAGAATAAAGAACCGGAATGTAGTTTGTTGGAATGCTTTGATTGCAGGTCTTTTGAGAACAATGCAGCACAAAATGGCAGTTGAACTATTCTGTCAAATGCTAGTAGAAGGCATAAAACCAAGTTCAGCCACTTTTTCAATACTTCTCCCTGCCTTATCTGAAAGGGCAGATTTGAAAGTGAGAAGACAGCTGCATTCCTATATCATCAAAAGTCAGCACCTTGAATCACGCAACGACCTTGCAAATGTCTTAAGTTCAGACAATGTTGATGTTGGAGTTTTGCTCCATGGAATATAA
- the LOC101215134 gene encoding uncharacterized protein LOC101215134 codes for MESSSSSFSSFEYSLSHWDYLNLYILRPILAILFTFSLISLGWFLAWKLVLVHVPLVQEIFGLRKKPAKSKPPTRRLSKFYDSLNSQTSASGCVLSYPNFNIYQTLPRDVCTGIYVVLL; via the exons ATGGAGTCGTCGTCTTCCTCGTTTTCATCTTTCGAGTATTCTCTTTCTCATTGGGATTATCTCAACCTATACATACTACGTCCGATCCTCGCAATTCTGTTCACTTTCTCTTTGATTTCTCTCG GTTGGTTTTTGGCGTGGAAGCTTGTTCTCGTTCACGTTCCTCTGGTGCAGGAAATTTTTGGTCTACGTAAGAAACCTGCCAAGTCAAAACCACCGACGCGCAGACTATCGAAGTTTTATGATAGTCTGAATTCCCAAACTTCGGCTTCTGGCTG TGTTCTCTCTTACCCAAATTTCAACATCTATCAAACCTTGCCAAGAGATGTCTGTACTGGAATATATGTAGTTTTGTTGTAG